The DNA segment GCGACCCTCTGCCGATGGAGGTATAGTTGAGGCCAGCCTTTGCGGCTTCGTTTGGTTTGTAGACGTTGCGCAGGTCAACCAGGACGGGCTGGGCAAGGCTGTTCTTGATGCGGGTGAGGTCGAGGGCGCGGAACGCGTCCCATTCGGTGATGATGACCAGCGCATCGGCGCCGTCGGCGGCGGCATAGGCGTCGGCGGCATAATCGATGCCGCTGATCACCGCCTTGGATGCCTCGATGCCTTCGGGGTCATAGGCGCGGATATGCGCGCCCGCCTGCTGCAGCGCCTCGATGATCGCGATCGACGGCGCATCGCGCATGTCGTCGGTGTTGGGCTTGAACGTCAGGCCGAGCACCGCGATCGTCCGGCCCGCCACATCGCCGCCGGCTGCCTCGATCACCTTGTCCGCCATCGCCCGCTTGCGCGCATCGTTGACCGCGACCGTCGTCTCGATCAGCCGCACGGGCCGCTCGTAATCCTGCGCCGTCTTGACCAGCGCCAGCGTGTCCTTGGGAAAGCACGAGCCGCCATAGCCGGGCCCTGCGTGCAGGAACTTGCCCCCGATCCGCTTGTCCAGGCCGATGCCGCGCGACACGTCTTGCACGTCCGCGCCCACCGCCTCGCACAGGTCCGCAATCTCGTTGATGAAGGTGATCTTCATCGCCAGGAACGCATTC comes from the Sphingomonas sp. BGYR3 genome and includes:
- a CDS encoding UDP-glucose/GDP-mannose dehydrogenase family protein produces the protein MKLVMIGSGYVGLVSGACFADFGHDVVCVDKDAGKVELLRSGGIPIFEPGLDTLVAKNVAAGRLSFTTDLAGPVGEASVVFIGVGTPTRRGDGHADLSYVYAAAREIGAALGDHFTVVVTKSTVPVGTGDEVERIIREVNPGAKFAVASNPEFLREGAAIEDFKRPDRIVVGIEEEEARGPMEEVYRPLFLNQSPLLFTRRRTSELIKYAANAFLAMKITFINEIADLCEAVGADVQDVSRGIGLDKRIGGKFLHAGPGYGGSCFPKDTLALVKTAQDYERPVRLIETTVAVNDARKRAMADKVIEAAGGDVAGRTIAVLGLTFKPNTDDMRDAPSIAIIEALQQAGAHIRAYDPEGIEASKAVISGIDYAADAYAAADGADALVIITEWDAFRALDLTRIKNSLAQPVLVDLRNVYKPNEAAKAGLNYTSIGRGS